The proteins below are encoded in one region of Shewanella putrefaciens:
- a CDS encoding YhgN family NAAT transporter — protein sequence MDIFSAAVMLFLIMDPLGNLPIFAAILRHIDPKKRRKVLIRELLFALVIMLAFLYAGEAILSFLNLRSESVSIAGGIILFLIAIRMIFPQPGGVVGLAAGEEPFIVPMAIPLMAGPSILAALILLAHTDSSRMGDWTIALVSAWGASAVILMFYKLFTRMLGEKGLTAVERLMGMVLVMISVQMFLDGVSNYMKTAG from the coding sequence ATGGATATATTTTCTGCTGCGGTTATGTTGTTTCTGATTATGGATCCCCTCGGAAATTTGCCAATTTTTGCGGCAATTCTTCGGCATATCGATCCGAAAAAACGTCGTAAGGTGCTGATCCGCGAGTTGCTTTTTGCATTAGTGATCATGCTCGCCTTCCTTTATGCGGGTGAGGCTATCTTAAGTTTCTTAAATCTTCGTTCCGAATCCGTGAGCATTGCGGGCGGCATCATTTTATTCCTGATTGCGATTCGGATGATTTTCCCGCAACCTGGCGGTGTAGTCGGCCTAGCCGCAGGTGAAGAGCCTTTTATCGTCCCTATGGCGATCCCGCTAATGGCGGGCCCATCGATCCTCGCGGCATTGATCCTACTGGCACACACTGACAGTTCACGCATGGGAGACTGGACCATAGCCTTAGTCTCGGCCTGGGGAGCGAGTGCAGTTATCCTAATGTTCTATAAGCTCTTTACCCGTATGTTGGGTGAAAAGGGGTTAACCGCCGTTGAACGTCTTATGGGGATGGTACTGGTGATGATATCGGTACAAATGTTCCTCGATGGTGTTTCAAATTATATGAAAACCGCGGGATAA
- the ftnA gene encoding non-heme ferritin: protein MLSAAMIEKLNEQINMEFFSSNLYLQMSAWCEDQGFEGAAKFMREHADEEMGHMRRLFTYVSETGGLPLLGAIEAPQSQFSSLLALFELTYEHEQLITRQINALAHAAFSNQDYSTFNFLQWYVAEQHEEEKLFKSIVDKIRLVGEDGKALFFIDKDLAKLASKGGESIMNGQSQPQA, encoded by the coding sequence ATGCTGTCAGCAGCCATGATCGAAAAGTTGAATGAGCAAATTAATATGGAGTTCTTCTCCTCCAATTTATACCTGCAAATGAGCGCATGGTGTGAAGATCAAGGGTTTGAAGGCGCAGCTAAGTTTATGCGTGAGCATGCGGACGAAGAAATGGGCCATATGCGTCGCCTGTTTACTTATGTGAGTGAAACCGGTGGCTTGCCATTATTAGGCGCGATTGAGGCGCCGCAGTCACAGTTTTCATCCTTACTCGCCTTGTTCGAGTTGACCTATGAGCACGAGCAGTTAATCACTCGCCAAATTAATGCGTTAGCCCATGCCGCATTTTCTAATCAAGATTATTCCACCTTCAACTTCCTGCAATGGTATGTGGCCGAGCAGCATGAAGAAGAAAAGCTGTTTAAATCGATTGTCGATAAGATCCGTTTAGTGGGTGAAGACGGTAAGGCGTTATTCTTTATCGATAAAGATCTGGCTAAATTGGCCTCTAAGGGCGGCGAAAGCATTATGAATGGCCAAAGTCAGCCACAGGCTTAG
- the glp gene encoding gephyrin-like molybdotransferase Glp yields MSVKADPCSQPSLMHPDQAIPLLLEQVSPVSDTEVVLLPQALGRVLAENLASCIDLPPFDNSSMDGYAFRFADLQQQTEQTALRLIGSSFAGHGFQGEAQANTCIRIMTGAPVPAGYDTVQMQEETQVQREFILIKHPKGKGANVRCRGEELTQGTQVLNAGIEIGAAELGVLATIGVSQVRVYRQLKVAFFSTGDELRPVGSELAPGQIYDSNRYSIQGLLSRANVEWLDLGVIADDPEAIRHAFRHAASIADMVLTSGGVSVGEADFTKQILDEEGQITFWKLAIKPGKPFAMGRIGKAIFCGLPGNPVSSMVTFYKLVWPILNKMQGLTPVPPLMLAATLTTPVRKQPGRVEYQRGILSRNSQGELEVAITGSQGSGMLTSMSLANCFVLLEQFQGDTPAGTKVTVEPFNSVLC; encoded by the coding sequence ATGTCCGTAAAAGCCGATCCTTGTTCGCAACCTAGCCTAATGCATCCCGATCAAGCTATTCCCCTTTTGCTCGAACAAGTTAGCCCAGTGTCAGACACCGAAGTCGTATTATTGCCCCAAGCCTTAGGTCGAGTGCTCGCCGAAAATTTAGCGTCCTGCATCGATCTGCCACCCTTCGATAACTCATCGATGGACGGCTATGCCTTCCGTTTTGCCGACTTACAGCAGCAGACAGAGCAAACGGCTCTACGCCTTATCGGCAGTTCATTCGCGGGGCATGGCTTTCAAGGTGAAGCCCAAGCGAATACCTGCATACGGATCATGACGGGGGCCCCAGTTCCTGCGGGTTATGACACAGTGCAAATGCAGGAAGAAACCCAAGTCCAAAGGGAGTTTATTCTTATCAAGCACCCCAAGGGCAAAGGCGCCAATGTGCGTTGCCGTGGTGAAGAACTCACCCAAGGTACCCAAGTGCTCAATGCGGGGATCGAAATCGGTGCCGCCGAACTGGGTGTACTCGCCACCATAGGCGTTAGCCAAGTCAGGGTTTACCGCCAACTTAAAGTGGCCTTCTTCTCAACCGGGGATGAGCTACGCCCGGTCGGCAGCGAATTAGCGCCGGGGCAAATTTATGATTCTAACCGTTATTCAATCCAAGGCTTACTCAGCCGCGCCAATGTGGAATGGCTGGATTTAGGCGTAATAGCCGATGATCCCGAGGCCATTCGCCACGCATTTCGCCATGCCGCCAGCATAGCGGATATGGTATTAACCTCGGGCGGTGTTTCGGTCGGCGAAGCGGATTTTACTAAGCAAATTCTCGATGAAGAAGGCCAAATCACCTTCTGGAAGCTCGCGATTAAACCGGGCAAACCCTTTGCTATGGGGCGCATAGGCAAAGCGATATTCTGTGGTTTACCGGGTAATCCTGTTTCGTCCATGGTGACTTTTTATAAACTTGTTTGGCCAATATTGAACAAGATGCAGGGGTTAACCCCAGTGCCACCGCTGATGTTAGCCGCCACACTCACCACACCCGTGCGCAAACAGCCGGGGCGCGTCGAGTATCAAAGGGGCATTTTAAGCCGTAATTCCCAGGGTGAACTCGAAGTGGCGATCACCGGCAGCCAAGGTTCGGGCATGTTGACCTCTATGAGCCTCGCCAACTGTTTTGTGTTGTTAGAACAGTTCCAAGGTGACACGCCGGCGGGCACTAAAGTCACGGTTGAACCCTTTAACAGCGTGCTTTGCTAA
- a CDS encoding flagellar basal body-associated protein FliL translates to MKKILSACLILLNLAFNAYAADEKEAPPATQSEYAYYGFEPEIVTNYISNRKKLGFVKISVELMVKDPEDLIIIERHDPLLRAAIIEVLGNQSEEKIKSLTGREEIRRECFDMVNNLITAEAGKPLIVNLLFTSYLYD, encoded by the coding sequence ATGAAAAAAATATTATCAGCCTGCCTGATTTTGCTCAATTTAGCCTTCAATGCTTATGCGGCCGATGAAAAGGAAGCGCCGCCCGCAACACAGAGTGAATATGCTTATTACGGCTTTGAGCCTGAGATAGTGACAAACTACATTTCGAACCGTAAAAAGCTTGGCTTTGTGAAGATCAGCGTCGAATTAATGGTTAAAGATCCAGAGGACCTCATCATTATTGAGCGCCACGATCCGCTACTGCGCGCCGCGATCATTGAGGTGTTGGGCAATCAATCGGAAGAAAAGATTAAGTCGCTCACTGGCCGTGAAGAAATTCGACGCGAGTGTTTCGATATGGTCAATAATCTAATCACCGCCGAGGCGGGTAAACCATTGATCGTAAATCTACTCTTTACCTCTTATCTGTACGATTAA
- a CDS encoding immune inhibitor A domain-containing protein, whose amino-acid sequence MQTTKAMTALGLMLALISGASMAAPQQTPADAGVINKDRILYWLIKRGEVSADASESIKQAAVQAYIQRAMVAQPKLPRIEVEAEHVRQQKAQSSQMLRSPTQRVLADADVTKTVKVLTVLIDFPDLKFNNNGLTASDTAMYYSSYPTSHYKNLLFSTTGFAGPQGQTLTSGYQYYQEVSGKSFFFTGDVKGWYSASQNATYYGANDPDTGSDTQVTELVKEAVSQAAASMSAAELASYDVEDPYDLNDNGNYDEPDGIIDHVMIFHSSIGEEAGGGKLGDNAIWSHRYYVDQSTQGYSIPGSTKKVFGYTIQPIDAATGVCTHEFGHDLGLPDEYDTSDAEDQDGSPVGLWSLMSGGSWAGTIPGAQPSGFSPYARSYLQTKYKGKWLNEREIALESIPKAGMEITLNEAVNQEVINQVSIPLPVAPIPFKAPYQGSYQYYSGQGDMLNNSMSFTINLPSTTDKLTLSMQASWEIETDYDYMQVKVNGTAIAGNYTKSSNTINSARHIITDKSSTIPVAEGSDAWVNLEYDLSSYAGKAATIEFNYVTDEAVKESGITIDNISIKQGSSELYADNAEVANKATLAGYSRITNTRPGAASRYLIQLRSHNGIDAGLRGEGYDPGVLLWLEDYGYSDNNVSSHAGHSLIGVIDADQNMIGTRSTDEQIRDAAFSTVRQTAYDGDNQLSAVTLFDDSLDYSAPLQPQSGMVLQKLGVTMEVLSQASNNSTAVIRLANANADPGLTPLTAAITLVQTGQTVAVSAVAQGGEGSYSYGWDFGVAGASSTLASTTYTYTNGGNYTITLTVTDAKGNQATATQALVITLPLSVNFSHTANQLTVSFTNTSAGGSGNLTYAWDFGDGLTSTAVAPSHTYAKAGTYTVTLKVSDEQNSQASSSKTITVTAPVSPPAKESSGGGSLGWLSLAFLGLFAWRRQH is encoded by the coding sequence ATGCAAACAACAAAAGCCATGACGGCATTGGGATTAATGCTGGCATTGATCAGCGGCGCGAGCATGGCTGCGCCCCAGCAAACGCCCGCGGATGCGGGGGTTATCAATAAAGATCGTATTTTATATTGGTTGATTAAGCGGGGCGAAGTGTCTGCCGATGCGAGTGAGAGCATCAAGCAGGCCGCAGTTCAGGCTTATATTCAGCGAGCCATGGTCGCACAACCTAAGTTACCTCGTATCGAAGTTGAAGCCGAACATGTCCGCCAGCAAAAAGCCCAATCATCCCAGATGCTGCGTTCTCCAACGCAGCGTGTATTGGCCGATGCCGATGTGACCAAAACCGTTAAAGTTTTAACAGTACTGATTGATTTTCCTGACTTAAAATTTAATAACAATGGCTTAACCGCGAGTGATACCGCCATGTATTACTCTAGCTATCCGACTTCCCACTATAAGAATTTACTCTTCTCAACGACGGGGTTTGCTGGCCCACAGGGGCAGACACTGACGTCGGGATATCAGTATTATCAGGAGGTGTCGGGTAAGAGTTTCTTTTTCACTGGGGACGTAAAGGGTTGGTATAGCGCCAGTCAAAATGCCACATATTATGGCGCCAATGATCCTGACACTGGCAGTGATACGCAAGTGACTGAACTGGTCAAGGAAGCCGTTTCCCAGGCCGCAGCCAGTATGTCGGCGGCTGAGCTAGCAAGCTATGATGTTGAAGATCCGTATGATTTAAACGATAACGGTAATTACGACGAGCCCGATGGCATTATCGATCATGTGATGATCTTTCACTCCAGCATAGGTGAAGAGGCCGGGGGCGGAAAATTAGGGGATAACGCCATTTGGTCCCATCGTTATTACGTTGACCAGAGCACTCAGGGCTACAGTATTCCGGGGTCGACCAAAAAAGTCTTTGGTTACACTATTCAACCTATAGATGCGGCAACTGGGGTTTGTACCCATGAGTTTGGCCATGATCTAGGGCTACCCGACGAGTACGATACTTCTGATGCTGAGGATCAAGATGGCTCGCCAGTGGGGCTGTGGTCATTAATGTCCGGCGGCAGTTGGGCTGGGACTATACCCGGTGCGCAGCCCAGTGGTTTTAGCCCCTATGCTCGTTCATACCTACAGACAAAATACAAAGGTAAGTGGCTCAATGAGCGTGAAATTGCCCTAGAGAGCATTCCTAAGGCAGGGATGGAAATCACTCTGAATGAGGCGGTTAATCAAGAGGTTATTAACCAGGTTTCGATTCCATTACCCGTAGCCCCGATTCCCTTTAAAGCACCCTATCAGGGCAGCTATCAGTACTATTCTGGCCAAGGGGATATGCTGAATAACAGCATGAGCTTTACGATTAATTTGCCGAGTACAACGGATAAACTTACGCTCTCCATGCAGGCGAGTTGGGAAATTGAAACCGACTACGACTATATGCAGGTCAAAGTGAATGGTACGGCGATTGCGGGTAATTACACTAAGTCCAGCAACACGATTAACAGCGCCCGGCACATTATTACCGATAAATCATCGACTATTCCTGTCGCTGAGGGTAGCGATGCTTGGGTGAATTTAGAATATGACTTATCGAGTTATGCGGGTAAGGCGGCCACCATTGAATTTAACTATGTGACCGATGAGGCGGTAAAAGAGTCGGGGATCACCATAGATAATATCAGCATTAAACAAGGTTCGAGTGAGCTTTATGCTGATAATGCCGAGGTCGCGAATAAAGCCACGCTGGCGGGTTATAGCCGGATCACTAATACTCGCCCTGGTGCCGCATCTCGCTATCTTATTCAGCTGCGCAGCCACAATGGTATAGACGCGGGTTTAAGGGGTGAAGGTTATGATCCCGGTGTATTGCTGTGGCTAGAAGACTATGGCTACAGTGACAATAATGTGTCTAGCCATGCTGGCCATAGTTTGATTGGGGTGATTGATGCCGACCAAAATATGATAGGCACTCGTTCGACCGATGAGCAGATCCGCGATGCCGCCTTTAGCACGGTAAGGCAAACCGCCTATGATGGTGATAATCAGCTGAGTGCGGTTACCTTATTCGATGACAGCTTAGATTACAGTGCGCCGCTGCAACCTCAATCGGGGATGGTGTTACAAAAACTGGGGGTGACTATGGAAGTGTTATCCCAGGCGAGTAACAACAGCACGGCGGTGATCCGCTTAGCAAATGCCAATGCCGATCCTGGGTTAACCCCATTAACTGCCGCGATTACCTTAGTTCAAACGGGTCAAACCGTGGCTGTCTCGGCGGTTGCCCAAGGGGGAGAAGGTAGTTATAGCTATGGGTGGGACTTTGGGGTTGCGGGGGCTTCAAGCACGCTTGCCTCAACGACTTACACTTATACCAATGGGGGCAATTACACTATCACGCTGACGGTGACCGATGCTAAGGGTAACCAGGCCACGGCCACTCAAGCCCTAGTGATCACTTTGCCTCTCTCGGTTAACTTTTCTCACACGGCTAACCAGTTGACTGTGAGTTTCACTAATACGTCCGCGGGCGGTTCAGGCAACTTAACCTATGCATGGGATTTTGGTGATGGTTTAACTAGCACCGCTGTCGCACCCAGCCATACTTATGCGAAAGCGGGGACTTATACAGTGACATTGAAGGTCAGTGATGAACAGAATAGTCAGGCTAGCAGCAGTAAGACTATCACTGTGACCGCCCCCGTCTCTCCGCCAGCCAAGGAAAGTTCAGGTGGCGGCAGTTTAGGATGGTTAAGTCTCGCATTCCTTGGATTATTTGCTTGGCGTCGCCAGCATTAA
- a CDS encoding metal transporter, with translation MLYLLASCIALLIGPLFYRYFSSGSGLQKGLDGFIFVSLGGLVLIHILPELLEHGGLLAIVFVVLGLWGPTASERLFHRYSEITHNLTLSLGIGGLLLHTITDGGAMVLAQQDGNSSLLALGVILHRLPVGLAIWWLLKPQVGTRWASVVLTAMMLLTGVGYFTGEQLLSQLSLDNTVYLQAFVTGSILHVVLHQPHGQQDTDKQGQYEYQAGIGSLLGIGLLMALLLMDSGGHEHAHHDHSTEQLMTWLMTIAPVLLLSYAVATLRFKLGLTPQDSSLFRRWFQRLAGPEALVITVLLLGPWLALFQLLVVFILSAYLSHTQVEITDPHTKLPSHALRFGFAHLVDRSAPWILLSLVLVNLIGHPSVPLSNPMFQVIVLLLVFLPMRFCNLGAAILALALAYSGWSPLAIMLPLIAAPVLNIAQLKLMTWTQRGILLAIISVALVAALRLPMWFSLITLPETLNLVALLMLSGLFAASLLRLGPRKFLRRLMLVKPTPHGHSHGHSHGHHTHEQAHEQAHKHAHHGASAQKQHSPADKHSHH, from the coding sequence ATGCTCTATCTTCTTGCTAGTTGTATTGCACTCTTGATCGGACCCTTGTTTTACCGCTACTTTTCATCGGGCAGCGGACTACAAAAGGGACTCGATGGCTTTATATTCGTCTCCTTAGGCGGATTAGTGCTGATCCATATTTTGCCGGAACTACTGGAACATGGCGGCCTGCTCGCAATTGTCTTTGTGGTGCTGGGTTTATGGGGGCCGACAGCCAGCGAACGCTTATTCCATCGCTATTCTGAAATCACCCATAACCTCACCCTTTCCCTTGGTATTGGTGGACTATTACTACATACCATCACCGACGGTGGGGCCATGGTGTTAGCCCAGCAGGACGGTAACTCAAGCTTACTGGCCCTTGGGGTGATTTTGCATCGTCTTCCCGTTGGCCTAGCCATTTGGTGGTTACTCAAACCCCAAGTTGGCACCCGTTGGGCAAGTGTAGTGCTTACCGCCATGATGCTACTCACTGGTGTAGGTTACTTTACGGGCGAACAATTGTTATCGCAACTCAGCCTAGATAACACAGTCTATTTACAGGCCTTTGTCACTGGCTCGATTCTGCATGTCGTGCTGCATCAACCCCACGGTCAACAGGATACCGATAAGCAAGGCCAGTACGAATATCAGGCCGGCATTGGCAGCTTATTGGGAATTGGGCTATTAATGGCGCTGCTATTGATGGATTCTGGTGGTCACGAACATGCCCACCACGACCATAGCACAGAGCAGTTAATGACCTGGCTCATGACCATAGCCCCCGTACTCTTGCTCAGTTATGCCGTCGCCACACTGCGTTTTAAATTGGGGTTAACACCACAGGACAGCAGCCTATTCCGCCGCTGGTTCCAACGCTTAGCGGGCCCAGAGGCGCTGGTGATCACAGTGCTATTACTCGGCCCTTGGTTGGCACTATTTCAGCTACTGGTAGTTTTTATCCTGAGTGCTTATTTGAGCCACACTCAGGTTGAAATTACAGATCCCCACACTAAATTACCCAGCCATGCCCTACGTTTTGGTTTTGCCCATTTAGTTGACCGAAGTGCGCCGTGGATCCTACTCAGCCTAGTGCTGGTCAATCTTATCGGCCACCCATCCGTCCCCTTAAGCAATCCAATGTTTCAGGTCATAGTGTTATTGTTAGTCTTTTTACCTATGCGTTTCTGTAACTTAGGTGCAGCCATACTCGCCCTCGCCCTCGCTTATAGCGGTTGGAGCCCACTGGCCATAATGCTGCCTTTGATAGCCGCGCCTGTGCTCAATATTGCCCAGCTTAAATTGATGACATGGACACAGAGAGGCATTTTACTGGCGATCATTAGCGTCGCTTTAGTCGCGGCGCTGCGTTTGCCGATGTGGTTCTCATTGATCACATTGCCGGAAACTCTCAATCTAGTGGCATTACTCATGCTCTCAGGCCTCTTTGCCGCAAGTTTATTGCGCTTAGGCCCCCGTAAATTTTTACGTCGCCTGATGTTGGTAAAACCCACACCCCATGGACATTCCCACGGCCATTCACACGGGCATCACACCCATGAACAGGCCCATGAACAGGCCCACAAACACGCCCACCACGGGGCATCGGCACAGAAGCAACATTCCCCTGCCGATAAACACAGCCACCACTAA
- the rlmF gene encoding 23S rRNA (adenine(1618)-N(6))-methyltransferase RlmF: MSKSAVKSTLKSNAPAQGKAQPRPNVARVDSKSRAVGKHKATSATTRSDKPLQKALHPRNIHLNGYDFSALTRAFPPLKAFVRPTPYGALSIDFADPLAVKTLNAALLKHHYGIGSWDIPKGALCPPIPGRVDYLHYLADLLAEGDKSLALDNARVLDIGTGANGIYPILGSQVYGWQFVASDINAHSLANVQGIIERNPALQGRLSLRLQPDEKAVFKGIIEADDRFELTLCNPPFHASLAEASEGSLRKVRNLAANRGGKAQLASAKLNFGGQAAELWCQGGEQQFLATMIHESQLFAEQCLWFTSLVSKKDNLKPCYQALAKLGVDTVKTIEMQQGNKITRVLAWSFHSAAKRLQWRTAILKSSK, encoded by the coding sequence ATGTCAAAATCTGCCGTCAAATCTACCCTTAAATCCAATGCCCCAGCTCAGGGTAAAGCACAGCCGAGGCCAAATGTTGCCCGGGTCGATTCGAAGTCCCGAGCCGTGGGGAAGCATAAAGCGACATCCGCGACTACCAGGAGTGACAAGCCGTTACAAAAAGCCCTTCACCCGCGCAATATTCACCTTAATGGCTATGATTTTTCGGCGCTTACCCGTGCATTTCCGCCGCTAAAAGCCTTTGTTCGCCCAACGCCCTACGGCGCCTTATCGATCGATTTTGCCGATCCCTTGGCGGTTAAGACGCTCAATGCCGCACTCCTAAAACATCACTATGGGATTGGATCTTGGGATATTCCTAAGGGGGCGCTTTGTCCACCCATCCCCGGTCGCGTCGATTATTTGCATTACTTGGCAGATCTTTTGGCCGAAGGCGATAAGTCATTGGCTCTGGATAACGCTAGGGTATTAGATATAGGCACAGGCGCGAACGGCATCTATCCCATATTGGGCAGCCAAGTGTACGGTTGGCAATTTGTCGCCTCGGATATCAATGCCCATTCACTCGCCAATGTGCAGGGCATTATTGAGCGAAACCCAGCGCTGCAAGGGCGATTAAGTTTAAGATTACAACCGGATGAAAAGGCAGTGTTTAAGGGGATCATCGAGGCCGATGATCGCTTCGAGCTTACCCTGTGCAATCCTCCTTTTCACGCCTCGCTTGCCGAGGCCAGTGAAGGTTCTTTGCGTAAGGTGCGCAATCTTGCTGCAAACCGAGGGGGAAAGGCGCAGCTTGCAAGTGCTAAGCTCAATTTCGGTGGTCAGGCGGCGGAGCTTTGGTGCCAAGGCGGCGAGCAGCAATTTTTAGCGACCATGATCCACGAAAGCCAACTTTTTGCCGAGCAGTGCCTGTGGTTCACTAGCCTAGTGTCGAAAAAGGATAACCTCAAACCCTGTTATCAGGCGTTGGCAAAGCTTGGGGTCGATACAGTGAAAACGATTGAGATGCAGCAGGGGAATAAAATCACCCGCGTGCTGGCGTGGAGTTTCCATTCAGCGGCCAAACGGTTGCAGTGGCGCACTGCGATCTTGAAATCGTCTAAATAA
- a CDS encoding DUF333 domain-containing protein, translating into MKLASPILLSLFICSSLLAGCEDKTEQTANTQTEAKVQLANPASEYCVSLGGTLEIQKNVEGEQGMCNLPNGEKIEEWALFRRDHPQDKAQ; encoded by the coding sequence ATGAAATTAGCTTCCCCCATTCTACTTAGTCTATTCATTTGCAGCAGCTTATTAGCAGGCTGTGAGGATAAAACCGAACAGACAGCAAACACTCAAACCGAGGCAAAAGTGCAACTTGCTAATCCTGCATCCGAATATTGTGTGTCCCTTGGCGGCACCTTGGAAATACAGAAAAATGTAGAAGGTGAGCAAGGCATGTGTAACCTGCCCAATGGTGAAAAAATCGAAGAATGGGCGCTATTTCGCCGCGACCATCCCCAAGATAAAGCGCAGTAA
- a CDS encoding chorismate--pyruvate lyase family protein: MNVTSLSFPYGESIQWFCAESADKLPQSPLKDWLLAPGSLTQKLKTCCIQFEVKVLGEGQLTPLEGEYPQQGLVWIREVLLCLDTIPWVFARTLIPQTLLVERQADFLGLGTRPLGELLFSQDNFIPGRIEVARFETCSRLAQLSESLDQRVEHELWGRRRYFHHGQDEMIVSEIFLPAAVQAIEALNQR; this comes from the coding sequence ATGAATGTGACCAGCTTAAGCTTCCCCTATGGTGAATCTATTCAGTGGTTTTGCGCCGAGAGTGCCGACAAACTTCCCCAATCCCCCTTGAAAGATTGGTTGCTCGCGCCGGGCAGCCTGACGCAAAAACTAAAAACCTGTTGCATCCAGTTTGAAGTTAAAGTGTTAGGAGAAGGCCAGCTTACCCCACTCGAAGGTGAATATCCCCAGCAGGGTTTAGTGTGGATCCGTGAAGTGCTGCTCTGCCTTGACACTATTCCTTGGGTATTCGCCAGAACCTTAATTCCACAAACCTTACTGGTTGAACGACAAGCAGATTTCCTTGGTCTTGGCACTCGCCCACTGGGAGAACTCCTGTTCAGCCAAGATAACTTTATTCCCGGCAGAATTGAAGTTGCCCGCTTCGAAACCTGTAGCCGCCTAGCCCAACTGTCCGAGAGTTTAGATCAGCGCGTCGAGCATGAACTTTGGGGACGGCGGCGTTATTTTCACCACGGCCAGGATGAGATGATCGTCAGTGAGATTTTTCTGCCCGCGGCAGTACAAGCCATCGAAGCCCTCAACCAACGCTAA
- the moeB gene encoding molybdopterin-synthase adenylyltransferase MoeB: MNEQVDILSDSELTRYSRQISIKAMDIDGQERLKLAKVLMIGAGGLGCAASQYLTVAGIGELTLVDFDTVELSNLQRQVLHQDTNIGQAKVESAKQSLSQLNPNIKINTINAVLDDHEIDALVADHHLVLDCTDNVSVREQLNLSCFRHRVPLVSAAAIRMEGMVTVFDYQEQTPCYHCFSSLFGEQQLSCVESGILAPVVGMIGCLQAVEAIKVITGMGKTLAGRILMIDAMTMEFREMKLPKQPNCSICGQ, encoded by the coding sequence ATGAACGAACAAGTAGACATCCTTAGCGATAGCGAGCTCACCCGCTACAGCCGCCAGATATCCATCAAAGCCATGGATATCGACGGTCAGGAACGCTTAAAACTCGCCAAAGTCTTGATGATCGGTGCCGGCGGCTTAGGCTGCGCCGCCAGTCAATATCTTACGGTCGCAGGTATAGGCGAACTCACATTAGTGGATTTCGATACGGTCGAACTCTCCAATCTACAGCGCCAAGTGCTGCATCAGGATACGAATATTGGCCAAGCTAAGGTCGAGTCGGCTAAACAGAGCCTAAGCCAGCTCAATCCCAATATAAAAATCAATACTATCAATGCCGTATTGGACGACCATGAAATCGATGCCTTAGTCGCTGACCACCATCTGGTGCTCGATTGCACCGATAATGTTAGCGTACGTGAGCAGCTCAATCTCAGCTGTTTTAGGCATAGAGTCCCCTTAGTTTCCGCCGCCGCCATCCGTATGGAAGGCATGGTCACAGTATTTGACTACCAAGAGCAAACCCCTTGTTATCATTGCTTTAGTTCATTATTTGGCGAGCAGCAGCTCAGCTGTGTCGAGTCGGGAATTCTTGCCCCCGTTGTCGGCATGATAGGTTGTTTACAGGCGGTGGAAGCGATCAAAGTCATCACTGGCATGGGCAAAACCCTCGCAGGGCGCATTTTGATGATCGATGCAATGACGATGGAATTTCGCGAGATGAAATTACCTAAGCAGCCCAATTGCTCGATTTGTGGTCAGTAA